The genomic interval CGAGAGTCGAGTAAGCGCTGTATGTCAGCTCATAGCTCCGCCCCATCGACGACCTCGGAGGggctgacctctgctggacgtccTCCATTCATCGCTTTCAGTGACGTCATCAGCGTGGAGGGCTGGAGGGCGAAAAAACGCTCAGGAAAGTAACGACCACCGTTGAAAAGCCCGTAGAAGTCACAGATAAACTTTGAGTTTGGAGCACTTGTGATTCTTcaacaacacacagaacactATTTATATCGCTAGAAACCACAAAGTGCGTACCGGTGTTAGGATTAAAAGAGTtaccgtgttaactggtgactgtcAGCCGAGTGGGTCTGGTTGTCGTACGGTATGAAAGCGTATTTGTTTaactttcattaaaacatatctcATGAGTAATTTAGACTTTATGATaatacacaaacagaagaaagaggCGTTTGTTTGGACACTGTCAGGCTGAAAGtcatcagttaacatggtcactctttgAACCGTAACACCAGAACGTCAGAATCCCTCTCCTTACATCTCTGTAGGATGAAAGTCTACAAACATACAGGCAGCTTTATAATGATAATGCTGTTTGAGAAGTGAAGGGCAAGACATTCCTCATCATTCAAGCATCGGTGAGCgctaattagctaacattagctagttaGCGTTAGCTAGTTAGCGTTAGCTAGTTAGCGTTAGCTAGCGATAGTATCAGCTGTCAATCTTagtgttctggggcagtaaTTTGAGTTAACAGCAGGAATATCTAGATTTAGTCAACACTATATTAAATGTCAGGATGAGGAGACGTCTGATGTTTCCCGTCACAGGAGGGTCTAACTTTAATCCACAAACCgcctcctttctgttttttttctctgattaaATTCTGTAGAAGCAAAACTCGGGCTCGGTTAGCGTatcacattaaaggctttatatgtgatttttttgatccagcaggtgtcgcccttgagcaccagcatgaaaccaaaacaacttgcgctgcattgttgtgttagcatgctaatgctagcggtctttattatgctcgtatcttcacactgcatgtaaatttacctgaaatgagcgtgatctagaaacacagttaagcagtgagtacagtatgttattcttcttttctctagccCGCCAATAAATGAAacgtccagcagaggtcagcacCTCCGAGGTCGTTCATGGGGGCGGAGCTGCGAGCTGTTTtcgtcacaaaaacaaaaaaagtcttaaatgaATCTTCAaatccacaggatatttaaacacgGCGTGCTGCGTGTTTGACATCACAGGAAGTTTTTCGACCAATCAGCAGACTGCAATGTGTCTAGCTCCGCTCTTCAGAGTCGGATCGGGATGCTTTGCACCCCAATAACAAAGTAGGACGATACGGATCAGTTACTTTGGTACCATCCCGTGGTCTGACAGAAAACGCCATCAGCTGCGTCCTGTACTGAGGCGTGCTGCTTGGCGTTGAAGCGTTTGTGAcgatgtgtgttttctgtgtttcagactCAGCAGGCGTGCAAGTCGAGCCCCAAAGACTGAAAGGTAAGAAGTGAACCCATGAAGATCCACAGACGCAGAGAGAGATGATTCTTAATGAATTTGCTTCTCGCTTCAGAGGCAGAGAGCATTCTGGGAGGAGACGCAGCGGTCACGTGTACATTctctatttattttctgtttttgatttcaGAGATCGTTTGTTGTTTCTGTCCGTTGATGGTTCAGAAAcagttttgagtttgtgttCAGACGGGTGAAGAGTTGTTAAAGTTTCCGGCTGTTCGAGGATGAAATGAAAAGACTTTTGAGATTCTttagttttcagtttgttgtttggCTTCAAAATCTTTCTGTTAATAAATGAAGACGGGTTCTGAAAGGCTGCTGTGGCGTCCGTCTGTCGTGGTCGACCTCGTCACTCGGAGGTCTCACTCTGACCAACATATTAAAACCCGTTTATGTACTTTGACGTAAACGCTGACACACCAAGACCCCGACACGTCgcgtcacttcctgtctgtcttcaagGGCTGGTCCcctgaaaaaagagaagagaaatacaAAGACCAGCATGCATTGCAAACAGGAGAGTTTAATGTTCAGACCCCAGAATCctttatctataccgctttcaCCGTTACTCATTgactcatttttaaacaattgaaaaaagacgctggcgctcagaaagaAGCGTTCTGTGGAGACGGGCTTCATGTAGTTTAGCTTCTACTGCCACCTGTTGGCTTTGTTGTGAACTGCACCATATGCAACGTGTCTGTATCCATTCTGTAACATCGTATTATCAATCAGTACACGATGATGTGTTGCCATATAGATCTTATGTCGAGTTCTTCAGTCAACATGACCTTTAAACTTTGAGGTCGTCACCGCGCCCCGAATAAACTCAATCAGACGAAGAAGAATCAAAATGTTTCCATGGACATCTCATGGTTCAGACCTCTGAGACAAACGGCTGTCTGAACGCCGTCTGTAAGCGCACACTGACTCTCCTTCCTGTGGTCATGTCCTCTCTGACGGAGGGAGCATCTCCTCTCTGACCTCGAGGTCAGTCTGCTGATTGTCTCATTATCTGAGGGTCAACAATATTTCCACTGACGTCACGGCCGCCTCATATAAGCCTGTCAGACGGAGCCCAGGGCCTCAGAGCCCACTGGACACTTTACCACGCTGTGACTCGTCTCTCCTGGTCCGAGTCGGTCAGCACCATGGTCAGCGGCAGGATGCTGCTCCTCGGCGCCTCCTGCTGGCTGCTGGTGATTTTAGGGAGCGGTGAGAGATCGGTGGAGGGGGGCGCCATCGAGActcaggaggagaaggagctggtgagtgtgatgttttgtgtttgatcatacaggaacatgtttgtttcctttcagaCGTAGTACTgaactacttttttaaagtttcacatCAGGGACTGAATTAGCTTAGACAGCAGCTAGCATGCAGCTCCCTCATTAGAAACTACAAACACAGACTTCCTCtccagagagacacaaacatctTTAATAGTTCTTGCAGAAGCATGGCAGCTGGACACCAGCAGTTTGAACCCCGGGCCTCAGGGGGGCGCTGCAGGTCTCTTAAAACACAGCCTAGCAGACTCTTGAACAGTAAAAACTACCTGAGAGAATCACTTCATTTCTTCAGACGGTTTAAgaatgacagaaataaataagtcGACACATAAATGACCCCGACATTCTGGATTAGCCGCTGATGCAGGAGTGACGGGTATAAACCACtcttaaccctcatgcatcatgaTGGACATTTTAGTCCATCTGGTcaaatgtctcctcttcatctggtcatcatttagTCTGTTAGGACATATggaacacattttaatgtttttaacagatcaatagaacactgaaacatgtttacgaccctctgaagtcactgaggacaaaaaatgtccacttaaaaaactgatataaaaatagaacagattgatatttgtttctatttttttctgcataaatctctgaaacaacttcagccctgctcaaaactaccaaacattcaatcattatgaagaatttaaccctttaaatgacaGAATTATGTAATCAAACTCCACTCTTCAGTAGAGAGCGCTGACCTTTctcctgctgaggaggagatgagcgacagagaagaagaagaggacgtGGCTTCATGAAATCCTCAGGGCGAGATAGGCTGCgtcgtccaggagctgcagctctataacgaGCGCTTCGGGAACACGCCGCACATTACTGCGGTACGCCCAAACTATCCCGTCTTTACAAACTAGATCTCTCTCTCAGACGCCCCGGTACGTCTTTAAACGAGAGGTCAGGAAAGTGAGACACTGATCTGATCTTCACTCCTATTGGactatgctaacatgctaacatgctaatgttgaGCAGGTGTGATAGctagttagctgttagctgcAGGATGTTGACGTTCCTCTGAACACTATCAGCTGGTTTATATCCTGCTGCAGAACATGTTTACTCTGTGTTTGATGGAAACGTTGTGAATTGAACTTTGTGTCGTCAGATCgaagctctgcaggaagtcctGGAGAAGTTAAAGAGCCAACAGCTGCCGCCGTCAGAGAAGAAGCTGTGCCTGCTGCCTGCTGTAAGAAACCTCTACTCTCATATCTCTCTCATGAATCATCAACCacatggagctgctctctgccccctggtggattATTTGTGCACTGCATATGTCTTGTTTGATCTCACTGAGGACGCAGAAGGAAAAATAACAATCAAATCTGATTCATACAGCTTTAAAGGGTTAACTCCTCCATGAGtcagcgtttttagatcacgctcattctgtgaacatttacatgaagctacgagctaactaaagagcgctaacattagcatgctaacacaacaatgtaggcCGCAGGCGATTGAGCAAAGGACTATTTCGTCCACCACTTGTGCTAAACTCCTTTGTGGaaacgtgagtggagggggggttaGAGGTGTGTGtatggaggagagcggaggcttcagtatggaggaggcatGGCctaactgcagtttgttttggtttcatgctggagctcaagggcgacatctactggatgaaaaagtaTTTAAAGACTGAAGATGAAGAGAACGATGAATCAGTTACAGACACAATATTTCACTACAGCATattaatgatgtgtgtgtgtgtgtgtgtctttgtgtgtgtgtgtgtgtgtgtgtctctctgtgtgtgtgtgtctctgtgtgtgtgtctctgtgtgtgtgtgtgtgtgtctgtgtgtgtgtgtctctgtgtgtgtgtctctgtgtgtgtgtgtgtgtgtgtgtgtgtgtctttgtgtgtgtgtctctgtgtgtgtgtgtgtgtgtgtgtgtgtgtgtgtgtctctgtgtgtgtgtgtgtgtgtgtgtgtgtctctgtgtgtgtgtctctgtgtgtgtgtgtgtctgtgtgtgtgtgtgtgtgtgtgtgtgtctctgtgtgtgtgtgtgtgtgtctctgtgtgtgtgtgtgtgtgtgtgtgtctctgtgtgtgtgtgtgtgtgtgtgtcagtgtgatgcAGGGGAGCAGTGTGCGGTGCGTAAAGGTTCGAGGTTCGGGAAGCTGTGTGGATGTCCTGCAGGAACCGTCTGCAACTTCAGCGTCCTCAAATGTCTGTAGAGCTTCAAACATGCTTCATgtcctttcacaataaaagctccttttttaaaaccccCCCGCTCTGTGTGTCTTCCTTCCGCTGCGGGTCAAACGTCCCGCTGCTGTAACCCcgccccccagtggtggaaaATACCTTTACTCAGTTACTTTTAGAAACTTTGGATGAAATGAGACAGAAAACATCTTAGAAACTCTTCATGTTTATTATTCTCATGGAAACAATACACCCCCCCAACCatacccccacccccacccccacccaccccttcCCGCCACAAAATGAGATAAAAGCCTCTAAAAGTGGAGTCAcagaaaacactcacacacactctgagcctGTTTACACCTGACTctgaatcagctgtttgtttcagttACTCATCAGAGAGGCCCATGTAAGCGTGCACTGGTGCTGCTGAGCccggtgcatgctgggatatccTCACAACACGCTGCGTCTCTGTCACGAGTCGAGAGTCGGGTATAAACGCCAccgttaaataaaaacaaagtcgAGGAAAAACTTCAcggcaaaaactcaaatctgagCAATCGAACTCATCTCGTttctttttatgatgtttttcacGAGTAATCGGACTCGCtaacatttgagtttttgcCGTGGTCATGGTTTGAATTCCTGCTGGTCGTTTTCCAAATCCTCCGACAGATTTCAAatttaacagaattttaaacttttaaaactgGAGGAGAATAATCGAAGTCCTAACTTCTAACCTAACCTAATCGGgtaacttcttgtttttaatcccTAAAAGGAAAACTTGTTCATGTGCACGGGTTAACGTACGATATTTAATGGATTCACTCGCTCTCTACTCGTCTGTCTCTGATGACAGATTTAAATATAGAACATTTTGACAAGACCGAGACCACGACATacccgagaccgagacaagaccaagaccaaggcagggcaagattgagacaagaccaagagaTTTAGGGATCTGATTAGAAGTCTCAAGAACAACTGGCGATGTTGggctctgtctctgctcacttcctgtcatcacctgtgctctgtctctgctcacttcctgtcatcacctgtgctctgtctctgctcacttcctgtctgtctctggtcacttcctgtcatcacctgtgctctgtctctgctcacttcctgtcatcacctgtgctctgtctctggtcacttcctgtcatcacctgtgctctgtctctgctcacttcctgtctgtctctggtcacttcctgtcatcacctgtgctctgtctctgctcacttcctgtcatcacctgtgctctgtctctgctcacttcctgtctgcacctgtgtgtccacacTTGGAGTTTCTGACaggttgatttttattttgaacattatCCCAAACATAAGTCGCTTCAGAGCACATCATGTGTTCAGCGTCCGTTTCCATGGTGATCGATCGCAGGTAAGAAGTGAACCGCCTTCATAGTAGTGAAAAAGACCGAGTTAACCCTGAAGTGACCTCAGTGACATCGATGACCAGTGACAAACGGGCGCTTTAAGCAGCGAGGGCGAATATTGTCAGGTTTCAGCGTCTCGGTTTAAACTGTTATTTTACTTCTCTTTATCATACGAGTTTTCAGACTCCAAACTGTTTCATCTGTTTCTCAGTTTTATCAATCTGAAACTGCAGCTGATTCTCAAACGTCCTAcgtccctgaatgcaccacaaGCTTCATGAGCATAAACACTCCGACTCTTCCTGCTCAGAGTCGACAGTAATTAGAACTTCATAAAAATCTAAAACCTGCcggaggattaaaaaaaaaacaggaaatctaaaaaagcaaaatgagacaaaagctgcagaataaaaaaaaaaaaaaaaaacatttcagcggCAGAACAGAAACGAGTGAACGTCTCAGCAGAGCGTGTGTCCAATCATTCTTCATACGACAGCGTGACACGTCAGCGTCTCCATGGCGACCAGTTGCATTAAGACAGGAAGTTTGTACAGCAGTCATTTAGTCCGTCCAGGCTCCGCCCCCCTCCTTCCTGGACTACAGTGCTCGCCGTCGATCGACAGGTCGCCGCCTCGCGGAgctcctgaaaaacaaacacaacacgcATCAATACAGAGTTTCATAAcgagagaaatataaaaacaagagtCTGAGTTTgattctaaaaatgtttttcatctctCGTCTTCATCAATCATTTTCAGCGGTTTCAGTTTCAGACATTAATtgttgacgtgtgtgtgtgtgtgtgtgtgtgtgtgtgtgtgtgtgtgtgtgtgtgtgtgtgtgtgtgtgtgtgtgtgtgtgtgtgtgtgtgtgtgtgtgtgtgtgtgtgtgtgtgtgtctgtgtgtgtgtctgtgtctgtgtctgtgtgtgtgtgtgtgtgtgtgtgtgtcagtgtctgtgtgtgtgtgtgtgtgtgtgtgtgtgtgtcagtgtctgtgtgtgtgtgtgtgtgtcagtgtctgtgtctgtgtgtgtgtatgtgtgtctctgtgtgtctgtgtgtgtgtgtctgtgtgtgtgtgtctgtgtctgtgtgtgtgtgtgtctgtgtgtgtgtcagtgtctgtgtgtgtgtcagtgtctgtgtctgtgtatgtgtgtctctgtgtctgtgtgtgtgtgtctgtgtgtgtgtgtgtgtctgtgtgtgtgtgtgtgtctgtgtgtgtgtgtgtctgtgtgtcagtgtctgtgtgtgtgtcagtgtctgtgtctgtgtgtgtgtgtgtgtgtctgtgtgtgtgtgtgtctgtgtgtctgtgtgtgtgtctgtgtctgtgtgtgtgtgtgtgtctgtgtgtgtgtgtcagtgtctgtgtctgtgtctgtgtctgtgtgtgtgtgtgtgtgtgtctgtgtgtgtgtctgtgtgtgtgtctgtgtgtgtctgtgtgtgtgtcagtgtcagtgtctgtgtgtgtgtgtgtgtctgtgtctgtgtgtctgtgtgtgtgtgtgtgtgtgtgtgtctgtgtctgtgtgtgtgtgtgtgtgtgtgtgtgtgtgtctgtgtgtgtctgtgtgtgtgtcagtgtctgtgtgtgtgtgtctgtgtctgtgtctgtgtgtgtgtctgtgtctgtgtctgtgtgtgtgtgtgtctgtgtctgtgtgtgtgtctgtgtctgtgtgtgtgtgtgtctgtgtctgtgtctgtgtgtgtctgtgtgcgcgcTCACAGGTTAGGAGACGCAGAGCGCTGCAGACGAGCAGCGTCAGCGCAGGAATACCAGAGAGTGGCGGGGCGTCTGAGGAGGGGGTCGGTGTAGGGGGGTTCTGTTGCTGAGTATCCTGAGGAGCCCCCGAGTCCTCCACCTTACACTtcagactgcacacacacacacacacacacacacagttaaatcATCTCATTGGACGACAGGTATACGTGCACCGAGGGAGGGTCGATGTGTTGTCAAACTCCGCCCCCTTTCAGCTCGTTACTATCAGACCTTCTTCCTGTTGACCTGTTACGTCTCACACCCACCAAAcaaagccccgcccccttcctGGACCCCCAGATGTCACTCACAGCTGTTTCTGCAGGTACTGCTTCCCGGACTCACAGGCTCGGGTCTGACTCTGAGCGGCCAACATCTGGCTCTCAGCTGCCGTCCTCAGGCTGACGCACGCCTCGGTCCGATGGCCGGCCTGGGTCACGTTGTCCTGCAGGGCGTCGATCTGATCTgtggacacaaacagaaaacaaactaggatcaatattggagatgcttttgaaaaatggagagaggttagaacacagaaaggtttacagacccatgcagagctggataaacactgaagcttcagagtccaccacatggtgacctgagtgagcatggactctagagaggagggggggggggagacagctctatatgatgtttagaatctggactgcagtacacattttaaacactagggggcagaggtACATACTGCTCCTTCTTTTTGTCCTTCACTCTCCTTTAAACGGGAGTTAACAGACTCAGGATCAGGTTTTGATCTGGTGGTGACCTCAGTCAGAATCTGATCCAGGATCTGctttaaagaacagaaaacatgagaGCTCATTCCTGTCATAACAAACTGATCTGACTCCACGCTGCCTTATAAGTTAACACAGACTGTTCAGATCTTCTGGATTTACAACGGGTacacttcagtctttttcagACTTCCAcatctacccccccccccccccccccctccccgtctTAGTTACTGTTGCTACATTGGACCACTTTCAGTCatcacttttattctgaaacatgaaatacatctggagacccccccccccggtgcACGTCTTACAGAAGGTGTTAGCTCACAGCTAACTAAGACTACAGAGACTCCATCCAACCAACGGGGTCGTGGGGGGGTTGGAGCCggtcccagctgtcattggtcgagAGGCGGGATTACACCCTGGACTcgtcgccagccaatcacagggctctctctctctctctctctcctctctggtttTAAAACTCGTGTTTTTTCCATCCCGACGTGTTCTCGTTAAACTCGATGGATGTTTATCAGCAGCTCGCCGTGAACACAATGCTCCGCTCATATCTGCTTCATACAGGAATTCATCACTCCCCCTCGCCACCCGCCGCcccaacaggaagtcacatcCATTAAACGCTTTCTCTCCACTTCCCATCATGCTCCTGTTCccgccctgctgctgctggagaggaTTAGTCATGAAGTTTAACAAAGGCTCTGCCTCCGTCCAACACGGGAGAAAAAACTTCATCCTGCCAAAAACCCTAATTAAATTAAAACcacaagcggtgatgaagggccctcgcaccccggTGTATGCCGGGGGAACGCAGCAGCAACGAGGTGGCGCCAGCAGATCGATTTGTGTAAAAGCCGTAGCactggcatgttgaaatagACAACACAATGAAGATGAGAGAATATTTTTATGTAGAGCAGTTCAGACTGGCTCTGTCATGATTCCTGTGAAAGTTGGAGCAAATCAGACATCgt from Labrus mixtus chromosome 3, fLabMix1.1, whole genome shotgun sequence carries:
- the LOC132971912 gene encoding cocaine- and amphetamine-regulated transcript protein-like is translated as MVSGRMLLLGASCWLLVILGSGERSVEGGAIETQEEKELIEALQEVLEKLKSQQLPPSEKKLCLLPACDAGEQCAVRKGSRFGKLCGCPAGTVCNFSVLKCL